Within Planococcus citri chromosome 2, ihPlaCitr1.1, whole genome shotgun sequence, the genomic segment acctataatATCACACGTGAAAATTATATATACAATTTATCTTCGATGGAATtttaatcattaatttaattcgCAGGTATTTTACATATAATATTTTAGCCTATAGAAATAGGTAACATTTCGATGagaaagatttatttttattttttattcgatgaattttaagAGAAGTCGAAGACATACAAATCATACAACTGAAGCTGTAGGTAGATAGCTGCTTTGGATGCTGTGCCACCGAGTATATAAACACTCGGCGACACAGCTAATCTGCGAGTAGCAGAAATAGCGTAGTTTAGCCGATCGAGTCGGAGCACCGGGCGTTACCACTTCATTGCCCCGTCGAAACACAGTGTGGCAACACTGCGAATCGACAAGCACAACTTCGTGGTAGCCCGGTGCCCCTCGGACGAAGCCCAAAAAATTCCAGCACGCTGGCTTTTTTCGGCTTCGTTCGACTGGCTGCACTGTCGCTgatcaaaatatttacttttgacaaaaTGGCTTGTTTCTGTGTTTCGACTTCTCTTTAcattaaaaaatggtttaaaacgAACTAATTAAAACCTTAAAACTAATTTAAAAACGTGATTAAAACGTAACAATATAAATAGTTTAAAACTTTCAAACGGTTAAAACAACACCGTAGTGTTTTTATATACTTTTATCGGGAGAAGCCCGTTACTTTATGATCGATCACCGATCTTCATTTACATTTCAAAGGAAAAAGAACAACAATATAAGGTAAGAGCAATATAATTACTCGTTTATTTCTAATAAATACTAATGTCGAACAACTGCTTCGACTGCTTGAAcgctttttattttatttcgtagatactaataatttttcttctctattTACATTTCAGATTTCGAAGATCGAACGAAGAATACAACAATCGGCCGCCATGTTTTTGCTCGGTGATTCACCGGTACTTAATTTCAACAccatttccaaatttggattttatttcgatgtaagtatttttgatgagcgtatgaataaattaaatttcgaagaaatttcgttgttacttttattttataattttgttcgTAGATATGAAGATCCAAATTTGTGACTAGAATATCGATTAGTTTGCCCCGAGGCATTTTGTATTTATTCGGTGATAGCGAATTACCCATGACAGGTGAGTTCCGTTTTTGAAACCTGATTTGTCttcgaattattaatttttttctgccctTCGTAGGCTGTTTCGATACATTTCCACGATGATACCGTTCGGTTCGAGATGATTTGTTTAAAACGTTCGCCAAATTTGGATGATAGAAAAAGAGTGGCCATGTTGCCAGCATAATCGTTCGATGCTTTTACTACTTGGATTCATCAATACGAAATAGGTAATTTGTTTtcctataattttgattttattcgacgagtttaattttggatttttcgtaGTACGAGAACTTTTTGCGCTGAAGGCGCTTTTGGAAAAACTATCCGAACAGATGAAATACGACTTTAcacgataattttattttgatttaccGAGCTAGTATGTTGGAAGCTGGATACTTCGATGACAGGTAattatcttttcattttttccatctttgttGCGTTATTTTTCAATCTGTCGTTCTACGTAGGTGTTTTATCGCATGGACTTGCTCGTTCGTTGACCGGTGTTGATTGTTATTCTTTGTCGTTGGTGTTTTTGGAAACGGTTTCTTCGGCTTTGCTGTTCGGTATCTTCGATGATCTTCGGTGGTACGTatctgtgaaattttaaattcggattacttttcgtcgtattttttatatttcattttattttccctATTTCGtcgtatcaattttgaatttggatttttgcacgtaaaatttctctttttcgaACACTTGCCCCATATTTCTTAATGGATACTGCtgacttattttgaaaatgtgacgTTATTTTCAATCcactaaatttttgattttaattttgatttgtaatttaatttttctgttttcacaGGTACTTTCAGTCTCAAGTgttcggtgaatttttcaaaattggatagATTTTTGTTCGTCGATTTGTTCGTTTCTTACTTCCTGCGTTTGCTGAACAGGTATGCTATTTTTCCGAagtgtgttttaaatttttaatttcaattctgtatttttattttttgattaaaaaaaattcgatgtttTGTTATCGTAGGTAAGAATGACTTTTCCTTGACTACTTTGGTGACGGTTTAGACTAAGGATGGACATACACGTTGACGGATAatggatttggattttttgcccCTTGAATTTACTCGCACTTACTGTGATGGTGTTATTAATTTTGGAATGcgcaatttggaattttgaatttgttttggcGACACCACTGGCATTCATTGCCTCTACCACTACGAATTTGCTGAATGTGCTCTGGCTGCTGGAATTTGCCAGTTTTATTTCGACGACTATGTATGGCTGTTGATTTTTCGTAGGGCTTATCCTCGACAAATTTATCGAGTCGACAATTTATCCAGTCGATAACATCCATTTTTTCGTCGTATCGTGGTCGATAATTTTATCGACTATCGAGTCgataatcgataatcgataatCGTTGTCCCTAACTTTCGGAGGTACTTTCGTGATTTCgcgtgatttttctatttcgatgatttttacgtattttgagaaattttttcttgttcgatgaattgattttttcgagaTTACATTTTAATAGGCTGGAggggtgataaatttttcaaaatttcagtaaactAAATAGTGGTATACACCAATTCAACAAcgacgttttattttttaaaaatcgatttttgacgataacaatttttgaaaaatattttctggacTAATTTTTCGCGACGAAtccgaattttttgtttgttttttactttattcgatggtttaaaatttattattagttTCGCGTTCTTTTCGGTGTTTTAATTcgaagaaattctaaaattgtccTCTTACCTTTAGTTTGGACTATCCGGTGACCAGTTTTTGTCGGCTTCGAGGTTCTGGACGATATAGGAGATATATTCAAACTCGGGTACTAATTTCCCATCGGTTTGTACGAAGTATGGTCTTCGAGGTCCATACATTTCTGTGAGTCTTCTGATTTGATTCGAAACACGAATTCTTTTTGTCTGGTCGCGCTCCGATAATCGTTTAAAGTAATGATTGATTTCCGAAATTCGCCCATCAACCGCTGGCTTCTTCGTGTCGGCCAGGTACGAAAAAATAATCGTGGTCCtttcattttccatcaaaaatgtaACGAGTTTGTCGACTTCTTTCTTAATCTTGAATACGGGTATTGCTAAGCATTGGACGTCCTCCATGCAGATTTCGATGTACAGGTACTCGTCCTGGGGATGAATTAATTTCCCGCGATATTTGTCTAAATACGTTTTCGGCGCTGCTACTGACGCTAGATTTTTTACAAGACGCCGATTGATAGCCCCAAAAAGGCCAGTGCCCATCAACGTAGTGGTTTTATAGTACACGTACTGATATTCGGCCGGATCTGAAGCGACTAGAAATACCCGTCCGGAATCCTGTTGAGGCGCTCTCAATAGCTGTGCCTCTAAATTCGATATTGTCACCACTTGATTGTTTATCGTCGTCGTCTGTTCGTTCACCTGTTCGCTGAGGCGTTGAATTTGGATTAGGTTTTCGTCGATCGTCCGGTTTTTTTCGGTGATTCTTCTATTTAAATTCTGAATTTGTCGCCTGTCTTCTTCCCTTCGCCTTTTCTCATCCAGAATCGCCTCCTCGAAATTGCGAATCTCATTTTTCCTCGATTTCAATTGAGATCGTAGATCGGTAATCGTGATCTTGTTCCCTCTTATCTCCTTCTTTAGATTTTCTTCGTTGGTCGATAGGCGTTCGAAGACCGATCGGCGAGGAGACGGAGATTTAGATTTTCTCGGCGAACGATTTGGGGATCTGCTTCTTCTCTTAGGGACACTGCTCACCGACGCCGATGATGAcgaatacgacgacgatgacgtcgATACTGATGACGACGAAAACGACGACgccgacgacgacaacgatgacGATGAACTTTTGAACGAGACTGCCTTTTTTGGAGATTGTGGCTTGTACGTTGTCGATTTATATTTTGGCGACTTCGATGGTGATTTTATTGCTGGTTTTAGGGGCTTTTTATTGCGGCCTTTCACTTCGATATTGTCGACGGGTTGAATTGTCGAACTCACCTTCTTTTTCGGCGATGACTTTCGAGCTCTAGTACGGTCGATGGTAACTTTAGCGGGTCGCGTTGGTTTGCGCCCTTGTTCGGGAAATACATAACCCGAGCCAGATGGAGTTGGCTCTATGTTTCGTGATGGAGATAACACCGCTTTGGCGATTTCGCCTACTGCTTTGTCGATGCGTTTTTTTGTCGAGTTTGGGGATTTGCTTGGCGATTTGGCCGGAGACTTTGGCGGTGGAGTACGAGGAGATTTTGGTTTCGGTGAATTCTTTCGAGGAGATTTTGGCTTTGGCGATGACATCGGTTCATAGTCGAGCTCGTCTGGACTGTCTGGAAAATCCATCGATTCGCCACGTTCAGCGAGTAATAACATTTCTTCTTGTTCTTCGGTAGGTTCGAAAAATGGTTCGTTACTTTCAGCCCTCATAAAGGCTTCGAGCTCCTCAGCCATGCTTTCACGAATATTTCGAAGATAGGTATGATATTTCGAAGATTCGACGGTTTATTTCGAAGCAGGTAACACAAAACAGCAGTTTATTTCGAACAAGAAGTTTCTACGGCGATGTCGAAATTAATTCGGAGAtatattttcttacaaaaaaaacaaaaaaaatttccaaaactgaaGCACTCTGCTACACGATGCTATGCACGCTAGGATGTAGTACGACCGTACACAACCGAGAAACGTTAAACGAATGATGCGTTGCCGCATCTCGATATCAGCCGTGCCTCGTTCGTTTGCTCGGTTATTGTTCGAGTAGGTCGTTGATGGGGGAAAGTTTcgatagctaggtacctatctggtTCATTTCTGTAGCGTTTTTCTTTTGTCTAATTTATTTCTACCTTCGCTATCAattatttcaacgatatttttaGGCAATTGAAAGGAATATTTTATGGTAATCTTCGCTGGTGAGCTCTTGCTCTTCGATTTTACGTAGCAAGTCGCTGGTTGGTTTTTCCGACGATGCTATTACCCCGAAGGCAATGTCAGATAATTTTTCTTCGCCTATTTTGTCTGCTACGAGTTGGAATTGGTGCATTTTATCGATAGATTTTATGTGTAGGGCAATGCATACCATTTGAacttgtttggaaatttttttctttttattttcttgcaaaattttggctttttcttGCTGTCTCTGCTTTCTGACTAATTTTCTTGACTCCCTTAACCTATTTAGTTGGTCTTGGAGCCATTCATCGCCCTGtttcgtaggtaatttttttgtaaatttgccagtttttaaaaattcttgtctctgttttatttcttgattttccaaTTCGCTATATCTTTCGCTTATCTCTTTTAATcttctttcttcattttctaGCATTTTGTATACTGCCTCTTCGtcaccttttctttttttctcgtctAAAATTGCCTTTTGGGCTGTGATACGTTCGTGGAATGGTCGATCGTCCCATGGGGATTTGTACCTAGCTTCGTCTTGCAAAATTCTTAGCTGTTCTTTAGATAGGTAGGGTGTCATTTGCCTAATGTTTGATATAGGCTTATCATCCGAGTTCAAATTCTTGTAGTCTGCTAGTCGGTAGCAGTTGGTCTCAATTTGCTTCGTTATTATATAGGGAccttttctttttggaaatagttttttatttaaatattttggtcCAGATGATTGATTGTGATTTTGTATCATTACTAGGTCTCCAATTTGGACCCTTTTCTCAGGgtcatcatttttattaaattctttttcgtcgtgaacaattttttcaaaattttttaatcgaatatatttgttaattttttccatcttttcttctggctcttcaactAGGATGTCGACCAATTCATCGTCGTACACAGCTGCCTTGGCTAATCTGTCTGCTAGGAAATTTGCATAATCATAGCCATGCCCCTCAACgtatttgatttcaatttcttcgaattcttttttaagtaggtatatcattTCAAGTAGGTCTCTGTTGGCTATTTCTTTTCCAGCCACTTTCCAGTTCTTTTCTTTGTACTTTTGGACCCTACTTATCGTTTCGATGGCGTATTTAGAGTCTGTGTATATTTCGAGTCGacgatattttgttttttgtaaaattaatctCATTGTTTCTTGAATTGCCACCAACTCAGCAATATTGTTCGTATATTTaggcatattttttaatttttgactaaTATTCTTTTTTCCGTAAGGTCGTAGAATTATTCCAATGCCTGCTACAGCATCATCTTCACCATTCCTGGTGCATGCCCCATCCACATACACTGTTACCAACTCCTTATCGAGCAATAAATCTTTGTGagatatttctgatttttctgcCTCTTCCAAAGTGATGTAATCTTTGTCTTTAATTAAtttgtttcttattttaattaattcttcgtcgatatttatttcatttatagGAAATAGAGCTGATGGAGGCTCATCGTTCCTGAGGCCCATAATTTCGTTCGGTGAGAATTTAAACTCTGTTGGTCGATTATTCATT encodes:
- the LOC135836782 gene encoding muscle M-line assembly protein unc-89-like, which produces MAEELEAFMRAESNEPFFEPTEEQEEMLLLAERGESMDFPDSPDELDYEPMSSPKPKSPRKNSPKPKSPRTPPPKSPAKSPSKSPNSTKKRIDKAVGEIAKAVLSPSRNIEPTPSGSGYVFPEQGRKPTRPAKVTIDRTRARKSSPKKKVSSTIQPVDNIEVKGRNKKPLKPAIKSPSKSPKYKSTTYKPQSPKKAVSFKSSSSSLSSSASSFSSSSVSTSSSSYSSSSASVSSVPKRRSRSPNRSPRKSKSPSPRRSVFERLSTNEENLKKEIRGNKITITDLRSQLKSRKNEIRNFEEAILDEKRRREEDRRQIQNLNRRITEKNRTIDENLIQIQRLSEQVNEQTTTINNQVVTISNLEAQLLRAPQQDSGRVFLVASDPAEYQYVYYKTTTLMGTGLFGAINRRLVKNLASVAAPKTYLDKYRGKLIHPQDEYLYIEICMEDVQCLAIPVFKIKKEVDKLVTFLMENERTTIIFSYLADTKKPAVDGRISEINHYFKRLSERDQTKRIRVSNQIRRLTEMYGPRRPYFVQTDGKLVPEFEYISYIVQNLEADKNWSPDSPN